From the genome of Neomonachus schauinslandi chromosome 1, ASM220157v2, whole genome shotgun sequence:
gaggtgggcaggggccagcCTATGAAGGGTCTGGTAAGACGAATCCGGATTTTATTCAAAGTGTGAAGAGGAGCCACTTGACGGCTGGGAGCCATGGCAGACATGAAGCCCTTCCTAGAGAAGATCATCTGGGTACTGTGTGGAAGACACACTACCAGAGGCAAGACGGTAGCAGAGACCTTGTTTTCAGAAGTTACTGCAGCAATCCATGATTTGAGGGAGGCACCAGTGCAGGTGGTGAAAAATACTCCTATGTAGGAAGAACCAAGAGGATCTACTGATAGACTGGATGTGGAGTGTGAGAGGAAAAGGTGGCTGGCAGTGCCATCTACGTAATGAGAAACACCAGGGAACTTCTGGGTATTTGGGCGGGGAGGGGAAGTCAACAGTTCAATCTTGGGCATATTGAATTTGAGATGCCCACTAGACATGCATGGCAGTAGCTGGGTACATGAGTTGGGATGCAGGGGAAATGTCAAGGCCAGGGATGGAAATTGCAAGTCAATGGTGCAGAGATAGTATTTAAAGTCATGAAactaaggagagagagaagagaagcagtgGGAAGACTGAGCCCAGGCACTGCAGTGATTAGAGGCTGGCAAAAGAATGGGAGTCAGTgatggagactgagaaggagcTGCTGAAAGGTGGGGGGAGCCAGGACCGGTTGGGGTGAAGACAGAGAAACTTTCTGAGGAGGAAATGACTgatggtgctgatgctgctgatagATCAAATAAGAGATATGCTTAGAATCAACCTCTGGGTTTCACAATGTGGAAGCAACTGGGTATTCTAGTTGGGGAGTGAAATATTAAACTAATACCAGGCCAGCAGCTATATCCTTACAACTCTGGTAAGTGCCATGATGGAAAAGCGTAAAGCATAAGGAGCTGAGACCATATGATAGGAGAGCAGAACCCAGCCTGgcaggtcagggaaggcctctctgaggaagtgacagaCTGGGCCTGAATGATGGGTGAAGGAGTGCTGGGCAGGGACAGAAGACATTCCAGCAGAAGGAACAGTCCTGCACAGCCCTAGAATGGGATGTAACTTGGGTGTCataaagatatgaaaagaaatccagtgtggctggagctcaGCAGATGAGACGGAGAGTGGTACGACATGAGTCTGGACAGTTGGGCCAGGCCCACCTCACAGGTCCTGCAGAAGACTGTGAACTTAAGAGCATCAGGAAGCTACTGAAGGGTTCTGAGTCTGGGAGTGATGTGATcacatttatgtttataaaagcCCACCCTGGCTGCAGTGGGGGATGGATCCGCAGGGGAAGAAGGGACTGTCTCCAGAAGAAGTCTTCTCAGCTCTTACTGCTTTTACTCAGATGTCTGCCATCTTTCTTCTGGGCCATCTCGATTACATTCCAGCTAGCCTACTTATTTTGAATCTGTCTTCCTGCCTGtccttccatccattcattcatgcattaaACCACCCTTCCTCTCCATTCACTAATCACATACAGAGTACCTTCACCAGGCCATCAGCACAATCTTTCTAAAACTAGGTCACACAAAGCTCAAAACTTTCAATGACCCTCTGCTGCCCAAGACTGAAGTATAAACTCCATTCAAGCCCACTCAGGCCCACTCCTAATCAATCTCCCTTTCCTGCTGTGCCCTGGCCTCTGCCTCACCTTCTGTGTGAGAATGGAAGGAGCACCCGGTCTCCTACCAGCCTAGCTCTCTCACTGGCCGGATGGGTGTTTTGGGCAACACTTCCTGACCCAACGTATTCTGTTCTCCCATGATATGCTGTGTGCAGCCCACATTCCCACCTTTATTCAGGTTACCTCCTTTGCTGGAATACCTGTTAAAATCCATTTATCCTTCCTAACCCCCACTGCGAAGGCTTTCTTCTCGGTTTCTACAGCTCTCTGCAACTCTTCTTGTATCTCCCctagtttgtttgcttttgaatgATGCTTGGGGCTCATACCTCAACCACATCTTGGAATCTGGGCCCCCTGAGAGCAAGCTCTCACCTTCATAATCCCCAGAGACTGCCTGCCACGAAATGGGTTCTCAACGAATACTTACTGAATTGTTTCCAGCAACCCGGGGTCCCAAGAACGGTGCTTCCCGAACTTCAACATGCACAGAAAGCACCTGGGAATTCTTGCTAAAATACAGATTGATTCAGTAGGGCTGGGGTGCGGCCTGTAGTTTCCTGGGCActgctgctactggtctgtgGACCATCCTTTGAGGAGCAAGACACTAAGAAGCAAGCAGATGCTCCACAGCTTACTCTGGAGCCCGTGCTATTCCCTGTGGTGGGGCCGGACCTTCCAGGGGCACCCCTTGGTTTGGGGCTCATTACCTCAGAGGTTTCAAGGGACTGGATCTCCCTTGGTAACTCCACAGCATGCTTGTTGAAGTAGTCCATGGTGATGGCATTGTTCCAGTAGCTCAGGTTGTTCTCTGGGTTGGCcgtctttttcttcctcctcagaCAGCACACTGTCAGCAAGACAGCTGTAGAGAGAGTCCAagtcagagaggggagggagacaagCAAGGAGCCAGCATTGCTGAGTGACAGATGCAAGTCTCCAGGTAGGTCTGTGATGGTCATATattcacccacttaccccatttgttaatttgtttgttGGTTCAACAATTATCTACATACATCGAATGCCAACTTTGGGCCAGgttccaggagagagagagagtgaaaaaaagACAAGGCTGTCTTGTGTCATAAACATCCCTCTGAGTTTGTGTATGGAGGGGCACAGAGGGGGTCACATgatctataataaataaaatgaatataaggTAAATTCAGATAGCAATAAttgttcaaagaaaataaaatagggtgaAGTGAGAGAGACAATGGAGAGGAGTTGGGGAGAGAATGCTTTAGGGTGATCATGAAAGGCTTTCCTGAGGTGACGTTAATGTGCGACCCTGTCTGTCCAATCTCTGAGACTTACTCTGAGGGCTCCAGGGAGGGAATGAGTATATTTGGATGTTGCTAACGAACCAGGTGTGGGAACAGAGGGGCTTCGGCTTGCCAAGAGGGAAGGCTTCTGAGATTGGGGAGGTAAGGTGGCCTGTCCAGGCTCACATAGTGCAGTGGGTGATCCTTTGACAAGGATGACAGTTGCCTTCTTGGGGAGAAGCCAGTAAATGAAGATTGGGCATCTCCCTGCCAGGCTTACCATCACCACAGCCTGTGGGGTGGCTGAAACTCCAGgccaggggtgggcagggctgcaCTCAACATCTTGGAGGTGCCAACCAtctgtgctggggggaggggacccCAGATCCAGCAGTTCAGAGGCCAGCACCGTGATGGCAATGACTACCAGGGGGCAGCAGAGTGCCAGCTCTGCCCACAGCAGCCTGAGGATTTGGCCagcattggggggtgggggtgggggggcttgaaCATGCCAGGGTGTAGGGTATCTGCCGAAGCTGGCACCCATACAGGCTGAGACCTCAGGCCCACCCCTTCAGTCCCTGTGGGATGACACAGGAATTCTGTAGTTCTCTTCTCAGCTGCTGGCCTTGCTGGCACCTCAACCTGAAAAGGCTTCCAGGCAAAGGCAAGAGATTGGGCAAGTTTCTACTGATCCAATCTGCTTTGATCAGAAAGGCTTCTAATTTGCTCATTACTTTTCTAGGTACccttaaaaaagttttaaagatagAAAGGACATTTCTGAATGTTTGAGCTAAAAGAAATTTTAGACTGGCTGGTATAGactttcaaattttgaaaaatttccaaactcaagttctccttttttcttcattcccttCCTTCCAAAGAAGGAGGTGATTGAAGGATgaatgggggtgaggagggggagaTGCAGAACTCAGCCTGAAAATCTGCTAATTTAGGGCAtctccttattttacagatgagatgaCTGGTCCAAAGCATCCAGCTGACTTGCCACAGGTCACAGGTCCGTGAATGGCTGGGCTGGGGCAAGACCCCCCCCTTTCTGGCATCTTTATTCTTCATTGTCACTACCCTCCCATCCTGCTCCTGGAGCTGGGGTGCTGAAATGGCCTGGGGGGATTCAAACTGGTGAAACAGAGGCCATAATGCTGCTAGCCGGCACTGACAAGTTGCAGAGTCTGGGTCCTCTGACCCCCAGCCCAGTGCCCCCTCAAGCCCACACTgcccctggctccagagcctgggccTGTTTGGGACATGGGACCAGGACCCTGCCTTGTGGGAAGGGCTGGCCCTGTTGCAGGATGATCTGGGGGTTGGAACAGGGAACTCTGTTCCTAGCTTTCTCCCCTCGAATATTGTTAGTGCTCCAGGCCTGAATGTTTCTCTCCGGGAATTCCTAGTACCTCTCAAGTGCCCTTTCATTTACAATAGAAGCTTGCCTGGCCGTAGAAAGAGCTTGGGCGTGGAGTCCAAaaggcctgggttcaagtctgACTCTGCTGCGCGTTACATTAGGTAAGTCATTTCATCGCACTTGACTACTATGGACTCACAGGGCTGTCATGAGAGCTAGAGATCATGAATGCAAAATGCTGAGCACACTGCCTGATGCACAGTCAGTGCTTATTTAATGAGAGTTTTCTTCTAGTTCTTCCAGTACCCtccacaagagaaagaaaaactgggcTACATGACTACTGAGTGGCTCAAGGCCAAGGGACCACCTGTGATTTAGAACTTTCATTATTTTGGTGGCCTGACCTTACATCCAAGAAAAAGTACAATTCAGACTTATGGAGTCTCAATATATGCCCAGCGCTGACGTAGGCACTTTCGGTCTGATTTAACCCACAAAATAGCTGTCTTAGGAATGTACTGTTACTCTTCCTCTTTGCAGAAGAGGCAAATGAAACTCATGGAAGTTAACAAAATTGATCTTGATCACTCAGGTAATTAATGGAACTTGACCTGGGTCTTTGTGACCCTCAGGGTGATGCTTGTTGTCTTATATTGCCCTGAACCCTGCAGGGAACACATCTGAGGCATGGGGAAGCACTTTGTAAATGACACAACTCTGTGCAAACACAAGCCCATGCTGTcatctgcctcttttttttttttttttttaagagacagggagggagaaagagtgagcagggagggggagagggaggagagagagaatcccaagtgggcagcacgctcagtgcagagcccaatgcagggcttgatctcatgaccccaagatcgtgacctgagctgaaatcaagggtcagatgcttaactgactgagccacccaggcgcccctggcatctGCCTCTTGAAGGCCCTAAGCTAACACAGTGGGTATTAGTCCTGTTTTTATAGGTGAGAAGACATTGGACCAATGGTTAAGTAACGTGCCCAAGCCCCACAAGTGGCCAGCAAGAGAGGGGCTGTGACACATTTGATTCCACGAGCCAAGCCTTTCTGTCATACCAGGCCTCTTCTCCAGTGATTTATGCAggtttaatgttaaaaaaaaagttagaagacAGGTAGTTGTAACATATTTCAGTTTGGCTCCttgattttgaaaatgagaaaactgaaatcctGGAAGGGAGGATTGGTCCAGTGGTGCCAGCCTGAGGGACCAGCCCAGCCTGTGGACAATCACTTCCCTACTTTGGGGGTTGGGaaaggaggctcagggaggcctcAGGATATGGAAGGAGGCCAGGCTGGACATGAGGCTATAGGCCTGGAGAAACCAGGTTTGGGGGCTATCTGGCTCCCCATCCTGGTGGGTGGGACTAGAAGGCTCCCAGCAGGGGGTGCTGGttgggaagcacagagaagagcTGTGAGAGCATGGTACTCTGGTGCAGCTGAGGTGACAGTCTCTGGACAACCCTGCCTGGCTCTGAGCCTACTCCCCATCCCCGTTGCTTCAGTTAGTTCATAAGCCCCAAGGAGACATACTCCCTTCCACACTCTTGGTCACACTTCCTTCTCATTCCAATTTATTCTACTCCTTCATGGAAAGAGTAACTCTGACCCATGTTTTCTTATGTAATAACTACAAAGTCATTTTGGGCCTGTAAGAGATACATATATCTAATGGCATTAACCGCATGTCTGGAAGGAAGCCAGAATGCTCTGGGGCACAGTGCGCATGGACCCTCACATATCTGGGGGCAGAAAGAGGTGCTACTCTGCTTCACCAGGCTCAACTTAGATTGGTGATGAAAAACATCTGCAGCTGGCCTGGTTACTATTCTCACCATCCATAAAGCCTTTCATCTTTTTCAGGGAGGCAGGGTGAAGACATTCTTGAGAATGGATGTGGTATATGCAGGAGAGGCCAGGAAGCTTGGCAGAGCCACAAAACTGACCTCCTGATGAAAGCCCAATGCACTGACAGGGGTGGGCCAGGACCAATTCAGTGCCAGGCGCAGAGGTTCTAACAGGAGGTGGTGGGCTCTTTGCATCCTGATGGTGGCAGCAGAGACCAGCTCAAGAGCCACGTGGTTCCTCTGCCCCAGCCAAATGTGGCCCGGATCCGATCAGTTTCGGTTTTCAGCACATCTGAACCCCTGTGTGGCTGTCTCTGGCATGGCTCAGGAGACAAGGCATTTCTCAGTCCTAGCACATATATCCTTCCGGCCATTGGGTGGGGCTCAAGATCTGGAAGGGTTGGTGGAACTGATGACAGCCCTTCTTGGGCAGGCCTGAGATTTGCTATGATCACCCCCTGCTTCCAACAGAAGCAGGGGATTCAACCATCTGTCTAGCAAGCCTGGCCACCTGAAGTCTGGTTTCCGGTAGATGGAGGAAAGCAGGGACAAGGTCAGGGCTGGTCTGAAAAGCCAGATGTGAGGAAATCTATGCATGCGCTTTGCTACTAACCCAGATGCCTGAAATATATggcaaactggcaaagaagaccCTTCTTGGAGGGCAGTAGAGTGAGCTTTAGGATAAATGCAGCTGCTGGAAGAGGTCTGCTTGTCTGATGACTGGAGTGGGATTAGGCTATGAAAGCAGCCTGGATATTTACTCATCTGTGCTTTGAAAGAGCACGGTATTCCGAAGCTGGACAAGTATTCTATCTTGATGTTTCTTGCATCAGGACTTTCACAGAGCCCCCACAGGATGGTCCCACAGGAGTTGGGGCCATGACTCAGGATAGGGAGCTTTATATGGGGGCAGCTAGGGCTAAGGCAGGGATCTTGGCGAGTGAGGGCTTAGGGGAGCCTCCCATGTGGACAGTGGGAATGCAAGACAGATGCTGAAGGACGTGGAGTCTGTGGTTCCAAGGTGCTGCAAGAGTCCACTTTGAACAAAGGGTTCATAGCTTCCTTTACAAAGTAGTACGTCCTATCCCAGTACCTGAAGGCTCCTTTCAGAGTGCCGGGAGCATTCTCTAGGTGCAGTTCCAGGCCGTGTCCTTGTTTCTGTCTTGGCTGACATTATTATGCATGGTTTAGGCAGCTCATGGGTTTTCTGGCTTTGCAGTAAGATCTAATTTCAAACTCACACATGGCAAAAAGGGCTGTAGAAGTCTTTTTAGAACTATAAAACACAGGTGGGTGTGGCCTGTGGGGTGAAGGCTAGATCTACTCTGTGCTGTCCAGCTCAGGCAAAGAGAAAGGCCCAGGGCGGGGAGAGGGctctgggagctgggggaggcagCCACATTGTATATCTCGATTCCCTAGTGCTTGGCATGCACTTGGGAAATATTGTGTTGAATCAGACAGATTCTACCACCGGATCTGAGCTGACTTATGTGATtgggaccctgggcaagtcaaTTCACCTGGTGACTTAGTCTCTGCCTATAAGGTATGTTCCTTGCATAGtgtgtttatgttttttattccTCTGGCTAGTCTGTTTTGAGGATGGATTGATTAAAAATAATGGGAACTCACTTTGTAAACTAAAGCTTCTAGAGACAAGTAAAGAATGGAAAATTAGAAAGCTGTCTCTGATGTGGTTACTTCTCAAATATGACcactattaataatttattagCTAATAGAGCTACATTTTCTCATTATCATTCTTCTGTTTTAGAAGTGGACAATCACAGTTTTAAGCATTCATGTGGGTTTCCATGAGagacaataaatgaaaaaagcacttaatgaatgaataaaatatgcaaCCCGCAAACATTTTCACTTTTCCTGAATTGGGTCCTTGAGCAGAAGTAGGCTGCCTACTTTTGACATGGAAAGTTGGCTTTGCTTGTCaactagaaagaaacaaaaagctggCAGAGGTGGCTTCTCCGAAAGAATCCAgaatatagatttaaaaagatCTTGTTggtcatggatcactacatcaaaaactaataatgtattgtatggtgactaacataacataataagataaaattaaataaaaaaaaaagatcttgttgGTACAACGCCAAGTAGAAATTATGCTCTGTTAAAGGCATATACCTCCTACACTGATGTTCAAATGACCCATAGTATGAGGAAGGGCTGGGAGAGCTGGCTTAACAGCCTCCTCTGTGGAAAGTTTCTGGGGCCTCATTCCTCTTGAGATCAGGATGAGCTCATGGTGTGATGTGACAGCTAGTGCAACCAACAGAACTGATACCTGTGTTGGCTTCCTGAGTGTGACTGAAGTGTCCAGAACAAAGGAACCACCATCTGCTCTCCTCTGCCATGGCTGGGCATGTGGAGTGCTATGCTCCCTTCTGGGAGAGCAGGGATAAACTTGTGGTCATCCAGAGTGGCAGATGATGGGGAAGGGCCAGGGCAATGCGGCCGTATAAAGAGACTTGAAGGAATAGGGATGAGCAgcttagaaaaggaaaagctgTCTTTGAGCACCATTTCAAATGTTTCAGGAGTTGGTAGACTGGTTTTGTGTGGTTTCAGAGGGCTTAGGACCATAGAGTAGAAATTACAGAGACAAACGTCAGGCTTCCATGAAAGCTGGGTAACAACCTGAGGGAGTCAAAGGAGAATGGGCTGTCCAATAACTGAGGGCACAGGGGGTTTCTCACCCCTGGAAGGGTTCAGAAGGAGGCCAGATGATAACTGTGTAGGGGTGGGGGAAGCTAAAATTAGGATTTTTGTgaggttattagagaaactctaaGAATCTAGGATCAAGTACATGGGGAAGACATAAAGGAAGTCCTAAGGTTCTGAGTGATTACAGCAGGTTCTTTACGGAGACATCAGGGAGAAGGACCTCTCAAATTCTCATTAAAGCAGTGACAGGCAGCAGCAAGGAGGTGCTGGTGGCCTGGTGCTGGTGGCCTGGGGAGAGCCCTTCTCCACCAGTACCAGTGGAAGCAATGATGAGGTCCACACTGCATCCAGCTCACACCATCCATGAACAAATAAAACTGGGGAGGAGAAGAGCTAAATTCACATGTAACTCTCAAGCTCTCAATTTAGCTATCGGAACTGCTGCTTTTGCCAAGGCTAATAGAAATTCCTGCAAGATCAAagccccctctctttttttggagaaagagagaaagagcaggagagaatagatgagggaggggaggaaagacaGGCAGAAAGATGGATgtgaagtgggagagggaggtgagGGCTCTGCTACTTGAAGGCTGTATGTTTAGAAGTGCCAATGTTCACCTACGGTGTCTTGGTGCCATGCCCTACAGCCGTTAGCAGGCTGTCCTTGAGGGTGAGGGTGGCAGGGTGGTGTCATGACAAGAGCACTGGGCAGGAAGACAGTGACCTTCCATCCCAGGCCTATCTCTCACTTAACTTTGGGCTCCTGGGCGAGCCATGGCACCTCTCCAGCTTGGTGTTTCTGCACAATGCAGAGCTGGACTGGACTACTTGGAAGGTTCTCCCCCACTCCTGGGAGCTCTGTCTTTATGGTGAGTGGGCATCTGAGCCATGGCCTGGCAGAGCTGAGGACTAGGGGTAGGGATAACCCATGATTCTTGTCCTGCCACTTGGTTTCCTGTAATTCTGGAAAGTTTTGCAGCCTACTTGGTAGGGACTTCCCAGCTCTGGGGCAAAGGAACTCTGGGGACAGACAAGTGGATGTGAtaaagggagaggagggaaaaagggaagagtGAGGAGAGGGTGAGGCACTTACAGCAGGAGGAGATGGGCACACTGATGGCCAGGATCACCCAGGCGATGTCCATCTTGCTCAGGCAGATGGTGGCTCTGTGCTGGGGTTTGTCCCCTTCGGCCACATGGGATATATTCCCTGCTGTTCCAGGCTTCCAGGTCCCGGCAGGGACTAGGCGGTTGAGGAAGTTTCCTGTGGCTGTGGACACCACTGTGGAGAAAGGACTGGGTACCCTGTTGGTCATGGTGGGGGTGGCTGTAGCCTCCTCCTTGGCTTGGGAAACAGTGCTTTCTGAGGCCccggtggggtgggctggggcctGCGAGGTTGAGGATGTTCCCTGAGGAGTCCCCTTGGAAGGGGCTGAGACACTGGCATTGAAGGCAGCCTGCGTGGGCCCTATGGTGGCTGGAAAGACCCCAGGGCTGGTAGATGGAGGTCTGTTGATGTCAGGCGTGACAGGAATCCAGGAGTCACTGCGGCTGGGGCCATCCTGTGGGTCACTGTGGGGGCGCTGAGAAGGCACTGGGGCAGGTTGTGGACTGGCAGGGGCGCCTGAGGCTACAGTGGTGTCCGGCTCCCCTCCTTGGCTGGTGAATGTGGCACCACCCCCCTGGGCTGCTCTGCTAAGGTCTGGCTTGTCCTCTGCAGGCACCaggggggtggtgggtggtgcCCACGAGGTCCTGCTGGGTGCCATGGCTGTGGCCactgtctggggctgtggcaagGAAGAATAACCCCAGAGTGGGTTCCTGGGAGTGAGGGTGGAGGGGTCAGGTTCTAT
Proteins encoded in this window:
- the TMEM108 gene encoding transmembrane protein 108; the protein is MAPLTVTAKCHPPNANFWHPDGNTHSLYQRFTMKSKEGLGGFLLILALTEALVFATQEPSPRESLQVLPSGTTPGTMVTASLSSTRHSSVATAPTSVVSLSPQPDGPSSQAAAPMAMTTPHPDGHPPTNTVSTIMATATTPQSEGPLTTGPLPAAMETTSSHSEGHPQGEAAPTILLTKPVEPTSRPTTAPTRATTRRPPRPPGSSRKGASNSSRSVLPAPSGYSGRKEGQWGRNQSSTHLGQKRPLGKIFQIYKGNFTGSIEPDPSTLTPRNPLWGYSSLPQPQTVATAMAPSRTSWAPPTTPLVPAEDKPDLSRAAQGGGATFTSQGGEPDTTVASGAPASPQPAPVPSQRPHSDPQDGPSRSDSWIPVTPDINRPPSTSPGVFPATIGPTQAAFNASVSAPSKGTPQGTSSTSQAPAHPTGASESTVSQAKEEATATPTMTNRVPSPFSTVVSTATGNFLNRLVPAGTWKPGTAGNISHVAEGDKPQHRATICLSKMDIAWVILAISVPISSCSVLLTVCCLRRKKKTANPENNLSYWNNAITMDYFNKHAVELPREIQSLETSEDQLSEPRSPANGDYRDTGMVLVNPFCQETLFVGNDQVSEI